TCCAGACAGGCCATGGATTTTTTGGCAAAGGAGGTACAATAATGACAAAGCCAGGTACAAGTGGCCTTATATTTAATGAACCCGAACTGTGGGAAAAGAGCCGGGAAGGCAGATGCGGCATCTCCATGCCCAGAAGTGATGTGCCAAGAGCGGCTCTTGACCCGGCACTCACAGATGATGCACCGAATCTGCCGCAATTATCCGAACTGGATGTGGTCCGTCATTTTACCCGTCTGTCCCAATGGAATTTTTGCATTGATTCGGGCATGTATCCCTTGGGCTCCTGCACCATGAAATACAATCCCAAAACCAATGAGGTCCAGGCATCCCGTAAAGGATTTGTAGTGGCCCATCCCTTGGCTGGGGATGAATTTTCCCAAGGGGCCTTAAAATTGATGTATGAGCTGGAACAAATGCTCGGGGAGATCACAGGCTTTCCCGCCGTCACCTTACAACCGGCCGCTGGGGCCCATGGCGAGCTCACCGGCATGCTCATGATCCATGCCTGGCATGCCAAGCAGGGAAAACAACGCTCAAAGATTCTGATCCCGGACACGGCCCATGGCACCAATCCCGCGTCCGCAACCCTTTGCGGATATAAGTCTGTGAATATCAAATCAGGTCCCAAAGGCATTCTGGACCCCCAGACAGTGGCCGAGGCCATGGACGAAGATACCGCCGGTATCATGATCACCAACCCCAATACGCTGGGGCTGTTTGAGGAGAACATCAAAGAGGTCTGTGACATCGTCCATGCCAAGGGCGGCCTTGTTTACGGAGACGGTGCCAACATGAATGCCGTCATGGGGATCATAAAGCCGGGTGAACTTGGCATTGATGTGCTCCATTTAAATCTTCACAAAACCTTTTCCACCCCCCACGGCGGCGGCGGCCCCGGTTCCGGTCCTGTGGCCGTAATCGAAGATTTGATTCCCTTTCTTCCTGTGCCGCAGGTTCAAAAAGAAAACAATACCTATTCGTTTATTACCGATTGTCCTGATACAATCGGTCGGATGCATACCTTCTATGGCCATTTCGGGGTCATGGTCAGGGCCTTTGCATATATTCTGTCCATGGGAGGAGATGGTTTAAAGCGTGCATCCCAGCTTGCCGTGCTCAATGCCAACTATATCAAAGAAAACCTTAAAGGCACCCTGGACCTGCCTTATGACAGGCCTTGTATGCATGAATGTGTTTTTACCGACAAAAGTGTTCAAGCGCACCACATCAGTACCATGGATATGGCCAAGCGTCTTCTGGATTACGGATTCCATCCACCCACGGTATATTTCCCCTTGGTGGTGGAAGCCGCCTTTATGGTGGAGCCCACGGAAACCGAGTCAAAAGATGAGATTGATCAGTTCATTGAGGCGGTAAAAGCCATTGTTAAAGAGGCCGGTTCAAACCCGGATGAATTACACTCAGCACCCCATCTGCCTAAAGTGACTCGGCTGGATGAGGTGACGGCGGCACGCAAACCCTGCCTGAAGGGTTAATTTACTTTTTTGTCTCCTTGATCTGTAGTCGAGCCCCGCAGATCAAAATTAAGATCAAAACTGGGATACCCATCACGGCGGTCACGGTAAAAAAAACAGGGTATCCCAGTTGATCCACCATGCTCCCGGAATATCCGGAAAACATCTTGGGCACGAGGGTCATTAGAGATGAAAATACGGCATACTGAATGGCGGTGAACCGCACATTGGTCAGACTGGACAAAAAAGCCACAAATGCTGCGCCGGCCAGACCGCCTGCCAAATTGTCCGCAGAAATTACCAGGTAAAGCATGGGCAAGACCGGACCGGTCCAGGCCATGAGGACAAACAAAAGATTGGTAAGCGCAGACAGCAATGCTCCCATAAAAAGAATGCGCATCACCCCAAACTGAATGGACAGGGTTCCCCCTAAAAAACCGCCGGCAATGGTCATGAACAGTCCAAATGTTTTTACGATACTTGCGATGTGAATTTTTGAAAATCCCATATCCTGATAAAAGACATTGGAAATAACACCGAGAACAATGTCAGAAATACGGTACAGGCCGATGAGTGCAAGAAGCAGCCAGGCAAGCCTTGCACCGTATCGGGAAAAAAAATCCGACACCGGTTCAACATAGGCGGACCGGATCATCTCCATGTTTGCGACTTTCAAGGCCACCATCATCCTTGCACCAAGGAGCGCAGCACCGATCCCTGCGGCAAGTCTTATCGTTTCAATGATGAATCCGGCTGCAGAGGTGTTTTTTATAATAAAGCCCACCTGTTCTTTTAATGTTGATGCAATCCCTGAGGTAAAGTAGAACCAACTGACAAACGCTGCGGCAGACACTAAAAAAAGAATAAAAAAACGGGCGTGATCCGTGGTCCGGCCATAATTTGTTTCTTTGGCCGTTACTTCCGGTTCTTTGATCACAAATACCGTTATGATCCCAATGGCCATTAATCCAGCCATGATCTGATAAGCCATGCGCCAGGCCGTATAATCATATGCGCCAAGAATTGAGCCTTTTATCTGAGCCAGAAACAAGGCGCCGGCACCTGCGGCCAGCATTCCGATCCTGTATCCGGCGATATATACCGAAGCCATAAGTGCCTGGAGGCTTTCATCGGCAGATTCAATTCGATAGGCATCAATGGCAATGTCCTGGGTGGCCGAAGAAAAGCCTAAACCCACAGCGGCCAGGGCCATGAAAACAATATAATTTTGCCCTTTTGCAGGATCAATCATGGACATGGCAAAAATGGATGCGGTAATACCGATCTGGGCCAGAAGTATCCAGGCCCTGCGCCGGCCAAGCATTCGGCTCATCATTGGAATGGGCATCTGATCCACCAATGGCGCCCAGATAAATTTAAAAGAATAGCCCAGTGCTGCCCATGAAAAAAAGGTTACCGCCGAACGTTGGACCCCTGCTTCGCGAAGCCAAAGGGACAGTGAGGAAAAAATCAGCAGAATGGGAAGTCCGGCGCTGAAACCAAAAAAGAGCATGGTGACCACCCGTGGGTGGGCAAAATTCTTGACGGTTCCCCAGTGTTTTGGTGAAAAACGCTGCAGGTTTGAAGACAAAAATTCAAATAAAGTGCGTGACATAATTGAGAACTTAAAGGTATCGCCCGATTTTACAAAAAGGACTATAAAAAAATTTCAAAATCCGCCGAAACGGCATAACAGGGGGTGGAAAGGTGATTGTTATTAAAAAACCGACGGCACTGATCAACCATGGTATCCACCTGGTCATCGGTTCTGTTCTGGTTAAGATGGATTAAGCCAAGTTGCCCCACTGACGCCTTCACACTTAAATCCAAAACATCGGACAGGCAGGAATGCCCCCACCCGTTTTTATTCAGGTATTCATCATCCGTGTACTCGGTGTCGTGAAACAGTACATCCGCATCCTTTGAAAAGTCAATGTATTCTTTAACCGTTCTGCCCTGGGGATGGATATATCCCAGTTCATTGTCCGTTAGAAACACAAATGTTTTTCCATTTTCCGTAAATTTGTATCCAAGGCTGTTTTGGGAATGGGACGTGGGAATGGTTTCTATATCCAGGCTGCCGATGGAAAAACGGTCGTTCAATGATTTTTCAAACCGAATATCAGCGTTGAAAGCCGTTAACCCCACAGGAAAAAAAGGCATGCGCATAACCTGCTCAATCACTTTTTTTGTGGTCAGGCCGGCAAAGGTGCGATCCTGAACGTGGACCGTTGTGTCTCCATAAAGCAAGGGATGAAAAAAGGGAAGTCCAATGATGTGATCCCAGTGGGTATGGGTCAAAATCAGATAGCATGCCTTTATTTTTTTTTGGACAAGATGCATACCAAGCCTACGAATACCGGTACCGGCATCAATGATCACAACTTCACCGGAATCGGCCTGGATCTCAAAACAGGTGGTGTCTCCCCCGTATTTGATATATTGCAGCCCTGAGACACAGACAGACCCCCTGGACCCCCAACATTTTATACGCATGCGTCTTTTGTATCCATATAGTTAGACATTCATTTTGTAGAACCAACATGGTGACTCATATGAAATTTGGAACAAATAATCACTATTGTTAGCAAAAAAATAACCATATTTAAACCTTATTGTAAGAATAAATAGGAGGGATGTAAAAATGGTTTTCAAAATTTAAAAAGACTATTTTCAAAAAGATTTGGAAATATCAAATTTTTTATACTACATATACCATGCTTTTCGTCAGTCGACATGTTGTTGCGCATACAACACATGTCCACATAAACAGTGATGGGATAGCCTGACATATTAACTGCCGGGTTTAGTCAGGAACAAAGGTTGAAAGATCTGAGTAAGTTACCCAGATCTTTCTTCAAAAAAACAAAAATAGTTAGAAAAAGGGAATAATAATATGGCACAGCCAATCGCAGACAGACGTGATGTCGACTTTGTATTGCATGAACAAATTGGCACGGTTGAACATGAGTTGTTTGAGGAATTCAATAAAAAGACCATTGACCTGATCGTCTCGGAGGCAAGAACCCTGTCCATTAAAGAGATCCTGCCTACTTTCAAAGAGGGCGATGAAATCGGGTGCACCC
This window of the uncultured Desulfobacter sp. genome carries:
- a CDS encoding MFS transporter, whose amino-acid sequence is MSRTLFEFLSSNLQRFSPKHWGTVKNFAHPRVVTMLFFGFSAGLPILLIFSSLSLWLREAGVQRSAVTFFSWAALGYSFKFIWAPLVDQMPIPMMSRMLGRRRAWILLAQIGITASIFAMSMIDPAKGQNYIVFMALAAVGLGFSSATQDIAIDAYRIESADESLQALMASVYIAGYRIGMLAAGAGALFLAQIKGSILGAYDYTAWRMAYQIMAGLMAIGIITVFVIKEPEVTAKETNYGRTTDHARFFILFLVSAAAFVSWFYFTSGIASTLKEQVGFIIKNTSAAGFIIETIRLAAGIGAALLGARMMVALKVANMEMIRSAYVEPVSDFFSRYGARLAWLLLALIGLYRISDIVLGVISNVFYQDMGFSKIHIASIVKTFGLFMTIAGGFLGGTLSIQFGVMRILFMGALLSALTNLLFVLMAWTGPVLPMLYLVISADNLAGGLAGAAFVAFLSSLTNVRFTAIQYAVFSSLMTLVPKMFSGYSGSMVDQLGYPVFFTVTAVMGIPVLILILICGARLQIKETKK
- a CDS encoding MBL fold metallo-hydrolase, which gives rise to MRIKCWGSRGSVCVSGLQYIKYGGDTTCFEIQADSGEVVIIDAGTGIRRLGMHLVQKKIKACYLILTHTHWDHIIGLPFFHPLLYGDTTVHVQDRTFAGLTTKKVIEQVMRMPFFPVGLTAFNADIRFEKSLNDRFSIGSLDIETIPTSHSQNSLGYKFTENGKTFVFLTDNELGYIHPQGRTVKEYIDFSKDADVLFHDTEYTDDEYLNKNGWGHSCLSDVLDLSVKASVGQLGLIHLNQNRTDDQVDTMVDQCRRFFNNNHLSTPCYAVSADFEIFL
- the gcvPB gene encoding aminomethyl-transferring glycine dehydrogenase subunit GcvPB, which encodes MTKPGTSGLIFNEPELWEKSREGRCGISMPRSDVPRAALDPALTDDAPNLPQLSELDVVRHFTRLSQWNFCIDSGMYPLGSCTMKYNPKTNEVQASRKGFVVAHPLAGDEFSQGALKLMYELEQMLGEITGFPAVTLQPAAGAHGELTGMLMIHAWHAKQGKQRSKILIPDTAHGTNPASATLCGYKSVNIKSGPKGILDPQTVAEAMDEDTAGIMITNPNTLGLFEENIKEVCDIVHAKGGLVYGDGANMNAVMGIIKPGELGIDVLHLNLHKTFSTPHGGGGPGSGPVAVIEDLIPFLPVPQVQKENNTYSFITDCPDTIGRMHTFYGHFGVMVRAFAYILSMGGDGLKRASQLAVLNANYIKENLKGTLDLPYDRPCMHECVFTDKSVQAHHISTMDMAKRLLDYGFHPPTVYFPLVVEAAFMVEPTETESKDEIDQFIEAVKAIVKEAGSNPDELHSAPHLPKVTRLDEVTAARKPCLKG